One window of Phycisphaeraceae bacterium genomic DNA carries:
- a CDS encoding FG-GAP repeat protein: protein MLHGNFNVLQGICAASIVIGTSCSLSAQPGIFLEKDVEVLWYADGEAPGDEFGYTCNPIGDITGDGVTEFIVSSAYHDAGAPNGGKVYIYDGATRALLKAHVGTVTNGAFGFRVQPGGDLNGDGVPDYVVSGPGVLGTATTGEVFAFSGADHSVIAHIPSPVPNARFGQGLSVPGDINGDGEDDLVIGASRDGTGAPLAGVVRVYSRSDWTTPWREHIGTTTDALFGHASQGLADITNDGVPEYIIGAPGDGPTQGGVAYVYNGLTGSLEYSIAPSSSTAVDFARFFANDVGDLNNDGVRDIFIGDFNDNALGPWTGVAYTFSGVDGSQLHRINGLGAYCSIGFGGRYLGDMDCDGHDDFLTAYLYVPGASAVWGGQVAIFSGKTGETLRTITSLTGNNAQLYGEQFGYDCVRLGDLDGDTVPELLITAGLNNSNGNRAGRAYIIKGELVEPQCYADCDRNTALNIFDYICFGNYYASHDPCADCDGNGSLNVFDYICFGNAYSAGCS, encoded by the coding sequence ATGCTCCACGGGAATTTCAACGTGCTGCAAGGCATATGTGCAGCCAGCATAGTTATAGGAACATCATGCAGTTTGTCTGCTCAGCCTGGCATCTTTCTTGAAAAGGATGTGGAGGTGTTGTGGTACGCTGATGGTGAAGCTCCCGGAGATGAGTTTGGGTATACATGCAATCCGATTGGCGACATCACCGGAGACGGGGTCACAGAGTTTATTGTATCTTCAGCGTATCACGATGCTGGTGCGCCGAACGGTGGCAAGGTCTATATCTATGACGGAGCGACACGTGCTCTGCTCAAAGCGCACGTTGGAACTGTGACAAACGGTGCATTCGGATTCAGGGTTCAGCCAGGTGGAGATCTGAATGGTGACGGTGTTCCTGATTACGTTGTCAGCGGACCGGGTGTGCTCGGGACGGCAACAACGGGCGAGGTGTTTGCATTCTCGGGCGCTGATCATTCTGTCATAGCTCATATTCCATCGCCGGTTCCAAATGCGCGGTTCGGCCAGGGATTGTCCGTGCCCGGCGATATCAACGGCGATGGGGAAGACGATCTTGTCATTGGTGCATCTCGTGATGGGACAGGTGCACCCTTAGCTGGAGTTGTTCGAGTTTATTCGCGGTCTGACTGGACGACACCGTGGCGGGAGCACATAGGTACAACAACGGATGCTCTGTTTGGCCACGCATCGCAGGGGCTTGCGGATATCACAAACGATGGAGTTCCTGAGTACATCATTGGAGCGCCTGGTGATGGTCCAACGCAGGGTGGTGTTGCGTATGTGTACAATGGCCTGACTGGATCGCTTGAGTATTCCATTGCTCCTTCCTCATCGACAGCAGTTGACTTTGCTCGGTTCTTCGCAAATGACGTAGGCGATCTGAACAATGATGGCGTTCGTGACATCTTTATTGGCGATTTCAACGATAACGCACTCGGTCCGTGGACAGGTGTGGCGTACACATTCAGTGGTGTTGACGGATCACAACTGCATCGGATCAATGGTTTGGGAGCCTACTGCTCAATCGGGTTTGGTGGGCGATACCTTGGCGACATGGACTGTGATGGGCACGACGACTTTCTGACAGCATATCTGTATGTGCCGGGAGCGTCTGCTGTGTGGGGCGGGCAGGTTGCGATCTTTTCAGGAAAAACAGGTGAGACATTGCGCACCATCACGTCGCTGACAGGCAACAACGCCCAGCTCTATGGCGAGCAGTTCGGGTATGACTGCGTGCGCCTTGGGGATCTTGACGGCGACACAGTTCCCGAGTTGCTCATCACTGCCGGTCTCAACAACTCCAATGGGAATCGAGCAGGCCGCGCATACATAATCAAAGGAGAGCTTGTAGAACCGCAGTGCTACGCAGACTGTGATCGGAATACTGCGCTGAATATCTTCGACTACATTTGCTTCGGAAACTATTATGCTTCACACGATCCATGTGCAGACTGCGATGGCAACGGGAGCTTGAACGTGTTTGATTACATCTGCTTTGGCAACGCGTACTCGGCGGGGTGTTCGTAG